In Candidatus Flexicrinis affinis, the following proteins share a genomic window:
- the priA gene encoding primosomal protein N', with protein MSLYAEIAIHAAVPTAFHYRVPESLEGRIQVGHLVNVGVRSGRQPGVVIGLSDTTPVAEPKTIAGLLDPNPVMSATAVRLARRLADEYMVPIGLCVWLWIPPNLIQYAEPVVTLLDSRYAPNDALEHEVLTLLKKRGPLRFAQFQLSLKHDLWRDSIDKLSELGVVDVESTLLPPRPRAARIQTAALAFHPAALDEAMNAIPDSLRRGDTLRHVLRVLSRESAPMDVSWVYAQTGAKTADLQRLAELDLVDLGEKQSWRDQLVERDYIPAVPPRLTDEQLRAWAVIEKAAARGTYAGFVLYGVTGSGKTEVYLRAIDAVLAHGRQAIYLVPEIALTAQTIRRVQARFPGRAAVVHSRLTDAERVRVWERARGGEIDIVVGPRSGLFQPLPDVGLVIVDEEHDSSYRALSAPLFDSRKLAEWWMRENDGLLLMGSATPDVETLLRAQTKELTLLELPRRVFAHRLRAETQAARLRVRPSSEGVEADAIARGLPPVTLIDMREELKYGNTTIFSAALTAALDETLANQEQAILYLNRRGTSTYVFCRDCGYVARCPNCDQPLTYHEHGSQLRCHTCGHSAPNPRQCPNCASDRIRYFGAGTQNVEAEVLKRWPTARVIRWDSDVASKPEMHDALLLRFLDHQADILVGTAMVTKGLDLPLVTLAGVVSADVALNMPDFRAAEHTFQLITQAVGRSGRGLKPGRAVVQTHMPGHYAIQHAARHDYTGFAEAELSYRQQLGYPPFRRMARIVFKHPNSGRARDAAQQAARVLNERIAEMGLTATDLIGPAPCFFQRIAENHRWQVIVRAPDPRLLLNGVAQAQGWHVEMDPVDVL; from the coding sequence ATGAGCTTGTACGCGGAAATCGCTATTCACGCCGCCGTGCCGACCGCCTTTCATTACCGCGTGCCGGAGTCGCTGGAAGGCCGGATTCAGGTCGGGCATCTGGTTAACGTCGGCGTGCGGTCAGGCCGTCAACCCGGCGTCGTGATTGGCCTGAGCGACACGACGCCGGTGGCTGAGCCGAAGACCATCGCTGGCTTGCTCGACCCGAATCCGGTGATGAGCGCCACGGCGGTGCGCCTCGCGCGGCGGCTTGCCGACGAGTATATGGTGCCGATCGGGCTGTGCGTCTGGCTGTGGATTCCGCCCAATCTGATTCAATACGCCGAGCCGGTTGTCACCTTGCTCGACAGCCGCTATGCCCCGAACGACGCGCTCGAACACGAAGTGCTGACCCTTCTCAAGAAACGCGGACCGCTGCGTTTCGCGCAGTTTCAGCTTTCGCTCAAGCACGACCTGTGGCGCGACTCGATCGATAAGCTGAGCGAGCTGGGCGTGGTCGACGTCGAATCGACGCTGCTTCCACCGCGCCCACGTGCCGCCCGCATCCAGACCGCCGCGCTGGCGTTCCATCCGGCGGCGCTAGACGAGGCCATGAACGCCATCCCGGACTCGCTGCGCCGTGGCGACACTTTACGCCACGTCCTGCGCGTGCTCTCCCGGGAAAGCGCTCCAATGGACGTGAGTTGGGTTTACGCGCAGACCGGTGCCAAGACTGCCGACTTGCAGCGGCTCGCGGAACTCGATCTGGTGGATCTGGGAGAGAAGCAGTCGTGGCGCGATCAGCTTGTAGAGCGCGACTATATCCCCGCTGTGCCACCGCGCCTGACCGACGAGCAGCTTCGCGCATGGGCGGTGATCGAGAAGGCCGCCGCGCGGGGGACCTACGCAGGGTTCGTGCTGTACGGTGTGACCGGCAGTGGCAAGACCGAGGTTTACCTGCGTGCCATCGATGCCGTGCTGGCGCATGGCCGTCAAGCGATCTACCTCGTGCCGGAGATCGCGCTCACCGCCCAGACGATCCGGCGGGTACAGGCGCGCTTTCCGGGACGCGCGGCGGTCGTCCACAGTCGCTTGACCGACGCGGAACGCGTGCGCGTCTGGGAACGGGCGCGCGGCGGCGAGATCGACATCGTCGTCGGGCCGCGCTCAGGGTTGTTCCAGCCGCTGCCGGATGTCGGGCTGGTGATCGTCGACGAAGAGCACGACAGCAGCTATCGCGCCTTGAGCGCGCCGTTGTTCGACAGCCGCAAGCTGGCCGAGTGGTGGATGCGCGAAAACGATGGCCTGCTGCTGATGGGCAGCGCAACCCCTGACGTCGAGACGCTGCTGCGCGCCCAGACGAAAGAACTCACGCTGCTCGAACTGCCGCGGCGGGTGTTTGCGCACCGCTTGCGCGCCGAGACTCAAGCCGCCCGTCTGCGCGTGCGGCCCAGTTCCGAAGGCGTCGAAGCGGACGCGATTGCGCGCGGGCTGCCGCCGGTCACACTCATCGACATGCGTGAGGAGCTAAAATACGGCAACACCACGATCTTTAGCGCGGCGCTCACGGCTGCGTTGGATGAGACGCTCGCCAATCAGGAGCAGGCTATCCTGTACCTCAACCGGCGCGGCACGTCGACGTATGTGTTCTGCCGCGACTGCGGCTACGTCGCGCGCTGCCCGAACTGCGATCAGCCGCTGACCTATCACGAGCACGGCAGTCAACTGCGCTGCCATACCTGCGGACACAGCGCGCCAAACCCGCGCCAATGCCCGAACTGCGCCAGCGACCGCATCCGCTACTTCGGCGCAGGCACGCAGAACGTCGAGGCCGAGGTGCTCAAACGCTGGCCGACCGCGCGCGTCATCCGCTGGGACAGCGATGTCGCCAGCAAGCCCGAAATGCACGACGCGCTGCTGCTGCGCTTTCTCGACCATCAGGCCGACATTCTGGTCGGCACGGCGATGGTCACCAAAGGGTTGGATCTGCCGCTGGTCACACTGGCCGGCGTGGTCAGCGCCGATGTCGCGCTCAACATGCCGGACTTCCGCGCGGCTGAGCACACGTTCCAGCTTATCACGCAGGCGGTGGGGCGTTCGGGTCGTGGCCTCAAGCCGGGGCGCGCTGTCGTGCAGACGCACATGCCCGGCCATTACGCGATTCAGCACGCTGCGCGCCACGACTACACCGGCTTTGCCGAAGCCGAGCTTTCGTATCGCCAGCAGTTGGGGTATCCCCCGTTCCGGCGCATGGCGCGCATCGTCTTCAAGCACCCCAACAGCGGCCGCGCCCGCGATGCGGCACAGCAAGCCGCCCGTGTCCTCAACGAACGGATTGCCGAGATGGGACTGACCGCCACCGACCTGATCGGTCCCGCGCCGTGCTTCTTCCAGCGCATCGCCGAGAACCACCGCTGGCAGGTCATCGTGCGGGCGCCCGACCCGCGCCTGCTGCTCAACGGCGTCGCGCAAGCGCAAGGCTGGCACGTCGAAATGGACCCGGTTGACGTGTTGTAG
- a CDS encoding DUF952 domain-containing protein — translation MERVILHIIARSAWDSRLDAGEIRSPSLATEGFIHFSTPAQLLRTANKHYHGRTDLLVLRVDAEKLTAPLRWEAAGRSGPPDNPNDPLYPHLYGPINLDAVIDTVGLPCEPDGLFAMPPALAAILED, via the coding sequence ATGGAACGAGTCATACTGCATATTATCGCACGCTCTGCGTGGGACTCACGGCTGGATGCGGGCGAAATTCGTTCGCCGTCCCTTGCGACTGAGGGCTTTATCCATTTTTCGACGCCGGCGCAGCTGCTGCGTACAGCCAACAAGCACTATCACGGGCGTACCGATCTGCTTGTGCTGCGCGTGGATGCCGAGAAGCTAACCGCTCCGCTGCGTTGGGAGGCTGCCGGCCGATCCGGCCCGCCCGATAACCCGAACGATCCGCTCTACCCACACCTGTACGGGCCGATCAATCTCGACGCGGTGATCGACACTGTCGGCCTGCCCTGCGAACCGGACGGCTTGTTCGCGATGCCGCCGGCGCTCGCCGCAATTCTGGAGGACTAA
- the map gene encoding type I methionyl aminopeptidase: protein MVIRDDNDVRGLLNIGRICAQTLHYMMEQVEPGMTTAELDRLGAAYLAKHRARSAPILMYQYPGATCISVNEQVAHGVPGSRVIQPGDVVNIDVSAELDGYIGDTGASMIVPPVNPDAELLLKRTRATLDKAVDAVTANAPLNLIGRIVEGEARKFGYRTFRELGGHGVGRTLHEDPRNIPNHFQPRLRTKMVEGTVFTIEPFFTPGIGRIRTHDDKWTLLTVDGAISAQFEHTVIVTRGKPVITTLLN from the coding sequence ATGGTGATACGCGACGATAACGACGTGCGCGGCCTGCTCAACATCGGCCGCATTTGCGCGCAGACGCTGCACTACATGATGGAACAGGTCGAGCCCGGCATGACGACCGCTGAACTCGATCGGCTCGGCGCGGCATATCTTGCCAAGCACCGCGCGCGTTCTGCGCCGATCCTGATGTACCAGTACCCGGGCGCGACCTGCATCAGCGTTAACGAACAGGTTGCCCACGGCGTGCCCGGATCGCGCGTGATCCAACCCGGCGACGTCGTCAACATCGATGTCAGCGCGGAGTTGGACGGCTATATCGGGGACACCGGGGCCAGTATGATCGTGCCGCCCGTCAACCCGGATGCCGAACTGCTGCTCAAGCGCACGCGCGCGACGCTCGACAAGGCCGTCGACGCCGTCACCGCAAACGCGCCGCTTAACCTGATCGGCCGCATCGTCGAGGGCGAAGCGCGCAAGTTCGGCTATCGCACCTTCCGCGAGCTGGGCGGTCATGGCGTGGGTCGTACGCTGCACGAAGACCCGCGCAACATCCCCAACCACTTCCAGCCACGCCTGCGCACCAAGATGGTCGAAGGCACGGTGTTCACGATCGAGCCGTTCTTCACCCCCGGCATCGGGCGCATCCGCACCCATGACGACAAATGGACGCTGCTGACCGTCGACGGCGCGATCTCGGCGCAGTTCGAACACACCGTCATCGTCACCCGCGGCAAGCCCGTCATCACAACACTGCTGAACTGA